From the genome of Uranotaenia lowii strain MFRU-FL chromosome 1, ASM2978415v1, whole genome shotgun sequence, one region includes:
- the LOC129738366 gene encoding dynein beta chain, ciliary-like has product MEKFRPSFLWRMYHTVSLAGHHQLLRRVYLPKVTAIASRLKTTDTAARNLDNFNQETLEMCGKEAEFKAILFSLCYFHAVVAERMKFGPQGWNRVYPFNVGDLTISVYVLYNYLEANNRVPWEDLRYLFGEIMYGGHITDDWDRRLCRTYLEELMQPELVDGDLNLCTGFPAPPNLDYIGYHNYIDDNLPPESPYLYGLHPNAEIGFLTTLSEQCFKTIFELQPRDSGASSGASVSREDVVRTIIEDFSDKLPEGFNMAELMARVEDRTPFIIVAFQECERMNTLVQEMRRTMRELMLGLKGELTITSDMEALEESLFFDHVPASWTKRAYPSMCGLQAWFADLLIRIKELESWSNDFNLPSSVWLAGFFNPQSFLTAIMQQTARKNEWPLDKMCLSCDVSKKWKEDITAAPREGAYVNGLFMEGARWDMQIGSIASSRLKELFPQMPVIFIKAITQDKQETKNIYECPVYKTRDRGPTYVWTFNLKSKEKPAKWTLGGVALLLQV; this is encoded by the exons TCTGGATAACTTCAATCAAGAAACGCTGGAAATGTGCGGCAAGGAGGCAGAGTTCAAGGCAATTTTGTTTTCACTCTGTTACTTCCATGCCGTTGTTGCCGAGCGTATGAAATTCGGACCCCAGGGTTGGAATCGCGTCTATCCGTTCAACGTCGGTGATCTGACTATCAGCGTTTATGTGCTCTACAATTATTTGGAGGCAAATAATCGGGTACCATGGGAAGATCTGAGGTATCTATTTGGAGAGATTATGTACGGAGGTCACATCACCGACGATTGGGATCGACGTTTGTGTCGTACATATCTTGAGGAACTTATGCAACCGGAGCTGGTAGACGGTGATCTAAACTTGTGCACAGGATTCCCAGCACCCCCTAATTTAGATTATATTGGCTACCATAACTATATCGACGACAACCTACCCCCAGAGTCACCTTATCTGTACGGACTTCACCCGAATGCTGAAATCGGTTTCCTTACTACTCTATCGGAGCAGTGTTTCAAAACGATCTTCGAACTACAGCCAAGAGATTCTGGCGCCAGCAGCGGAGCCTCTGTTAGTCGAGAAGACGTTGTAAGGACCATTATCGAAGACTTTTCGGACAAACTTCCTGAAGGATTCAACATGGCCGAATTGATGGCTCGCGTTGAAGATCGTACTCCTTTCATCATTGTTGCGTTCCAGGAGTGCGAACGAATGAACACTCTCGTGCAAGAGATGAGACGAACAATGCGAGAACTTATGCTGGGACTCAAAGGTGAACTCACTATTACATCTGACATGGAAGCTCTTGAGGAATCACTGTTCTTCGACCATGTTCCGGCTAGTTGGACTAAGCGAGCCTACCCTTCAATGTGCGGATTACAGGCGTGGTTCGCTGATTTACTGATACGTATTAAGGAACTGGAATCCTGGTCCAATGATTTCAATCTTCCATCGTCGGTTTGGTTAGCTGGTTTCTTCAATCCTCAAAGTTTCCTGACAGCTATCATGCAACAAACTGCTCGTAAAAACGAATGGCCCTTGGATAAAATGTGTTTGAGCTGTGAtgtttcgaaaaaatggaaagaagACATTACGGCCGCACCGAGAGAAGGGGCGTACGTTAATGGACTTTTCATGGAAGGGGCCCGTTGGGATATGCAGATCGGATCGATTGCTAGCTCCCGCCTTAAGGAACTGTTCCCCCAGATGCCTGTGATTTTTATAAAAGCGATCACACAAGACAAACAAGAGACTAAGAATATATACGAATGTCCGGTTTATAAAACCAG AGATCGTGGCCCCACATACGTATGGACTTTCAACTTGAAGTCGAAagaaaaaccagcaaaatgGACTCTTGGCGGTGTAGCGTTGTTGTTGCAAGTTTGA